Below is a window of bacterium DNA.
TCATCCCTTACGCCGTCACCTTCGAGCAGGAACCGGAAACCTGGAGCGTCTGGATCAAACAGCGGACGCGATGGGTACGAGGCAATAACTATGTGTCGAAGAAATTCCTTTCCCAGTGGAAGGATCTCAAGAGCCGCCGTCTGCGCTTCGAGGTGTTCAATGCCGTGGCGTTGTACTATATCTTCTTCATTGCCATTGTGATTTCCGACCTGATGTTCATACTCGCGGCTTCGGGTGTGATCGCCATACCACTGCCGGGCCCGTACACACTTGTGTGGATCATGGCTATCGTCCTGTTCTACGCGGAAATCATGCTGGCACTGTCGTATGATCGTGAGGACAGTTTCGTCGCCTTCCTTCTCATCGGTGCGATGTATCTTGTGTACTGTCAGCTCTGGCTGTTCGTCGTCGCAAAAGCGTTTTATATGGATGTGATCAAGAAGGAGCGTATGACCTGGGCGAAAACCGTGCGTTTTGCGCAGGACAAGGGGAGGGATGCGGTATGAGACTGCAGTACCTCATCCTGGGCTTTCTCATGCTGACTTCCAGTGCCACAGCGCAGGTCGGGTTTTCCCTCTACACATCCAGCACCTATGACGACAACAGCTTTTCCTTCTACGAGAAGCGGGAAGACGTGTATCATGCACTGTTCGGCGCGCTGACTGCCGGAACGCAGTCCGGCTCCGCCTACATGCAGGGATATTACTATGGCGCCCTTGTGCTTTTCCGCACCTACAGCGACCGCACGTATCACGTGCACACCGTGGGAGGATACTCGCAGTTTCAGCTTGATTACCTGTCCGATGATGGCGCTGAGGAGGAAGCGGAGTACAGCAGTTTGCAATCCAACACCGTTAGAGGTCCCGTTCCCGCACCACCTCCAGCGGAGGAGTTCAGCGACAGTCTTGTGACATATCTTTTCGTCATCCCGCAGGTCGGCGCGCGGTTTGATCACGACAACTGGGATTTCTATGACTTCCGCCGCGCTTCGCTGCTCCTGCGTCTTCGCCGGCATGTGAGCGGCGAGCTGATGAGCATGCTGCATGTCACCACGCAGCTCAAGAGCTATCCCAATCTCACGCAGTTCAACCATTTCGAAGTCAACGGCGGTGTGGTGCTCAGTCATCCCCTGGCGAAGGCGATGGACGGTTTCGTTGCGCTGGATGCGGGACACAAGATGTACACCGAAACCGTCAGCGATACGACATGGGTAACCGACGGCAAACCCGGGAAGGGCAAGGGAGGAGTAAAACCGCCCGTCGCGGTGATTTCCCGATTCTCCACCCCATCAACGACGCAGTTCACAATTTCGACCGGTGTGGTGTTTCATCTCAGTTCCTCGGCCCCTCTCGTCCTCTCCTGGCTGCGCAGAACGAATCCGAGCAGCGATGCGCGCTACGTAAACGAAGAGGCCTTTATCGGACTCACCGAGGATGAGATTTTTGACGACCGCTATGGCTATCAATCCCACGAACTTCGTCTTCGGCTCGACGGCACAGTGTTCGGGGACATTCGCACGATGAACGCCGTCGAATACCTGTGGAAGGATTATCCCCGGACAGCAACTGACCTGTTGGGACAACCCTTTGAAGGATATCCGCAGCGCAAGGATCGCCGCTTCGTTTTTCGCCTGCAGGCACTGTATCCGTTCTTCCGCAATGCGCAGGGAAAGGGACTTTCGATCGGACTCGCCTACAACTTCATCCGCAATCAGTCGAACAACGCCTATCACGATTTCAACAATCATCAGATCGCGCTGGTGATGTCCGGAGACTGGTAACGGGGGTGCTCGCAAGTGCATGCGCTCGTCAGCGCAGGCGTCCGCCAACGAGGGTGCCCGCGAGGGATGGCTGTACATGCATTTTCCCGGAAACTTTTCCCCTGTTTTCACGAATACTGCTGTATCCCTTCACCACGCGAGGTCACGATGCGCATTGCTTACGTCTCCCTCAGCCTCTGCACGCTTTTCCTCATCCTGCTTTTCCATGCTCCCGCGACCAGCGCCCATACGCAGCGGCCGGATGGCGGGAAGCGCAGTTTCCGCGCCTCTGATCATTCCTCCATCGACGCCATCGTACGCGCTCTGTACGCTTCAGTCAGCGGTCGCGCGGGGGAGAAGGATGATTGGGACAGGCTGCGGGCGCTGTTCACGCAGAGCGCGCGATTGCAGCCCGTGGTGTGGAAAGGGAAAGATGACGTGCAGCTGCGCACGGTGAGCGTGGATGACTATATCCGCTCGGCCACCAAATACTTCGAATCCGGGAGTTTCCACGAACGGGAAATCGGCAGAAGGGTGGAGAGATTCGGGCATATCGCGCATGTGTTCAGCACCTACGAAAGCTTTGAACACGCCGAGGATCCTCTGCCGTTTGCACGCGGCATCAACAGCATTCAGCTGTATCATGACGGATCGCGGTGGTGGATACTCAGTGTGTTGTGGGATGAGGAGAGGGAAGGGAGTTCCATCCCGGACCACTATCTCGAAATGCCTTAGTCCGCGGGCTGCGATGCTGCGCGGGACCGGATTCTGAGGAGAATTTCGTATTTTATCCGCTGAGAAAATCGAAGATACCCACCGAAAAAAATATGTTTCACGAACAGGAAATTCATGCACATGATGCTACGTAACGTACTTCGTTCCGTCGCCGTCATGATGACCGTGGTTCTGCTGGCCGGTTGCGGCTCCAGCAGCATGTCGTCATACGAGAAGGCGAAAAAAGAGAAACTCGAACAGATCAAGGCCGGTCCATTCGACAGCGGCCGCATGTGGACGTTCGAGGACGCCCCGAAACAGTATCTGCAGGAAACCTACAATTTCAATCCCGGCCAGGAATGGTTCGACGATGTGCGGATGTCCGCCCTGCGTTTTGCCACCTGGTGTTCGGCCTCCTTCGTCAGTGCTGACGGACTGGTGATGACCAACCATCACTGCTCGCGTTCACCGCTGGTGCAGGTGCAGAAAGAAGGCGAGCATCTGCTGGACAACGGCTTCTTCGCCGAGACGCTCGAGGACGAGCGCAAGGTGCCCGATCTCTTCGTTGAGCAGCTCGTCGACATCCGTGACGTGACCGCCGATGTGCAGTCCGCCATGGACGCCGTGGAAGATCCCGCGGCGCGTCTCGAAGCCCGCGACAAGAAGATCGATGAGATCAAAGCAGCCGCGGAAGAGGAAACAGGCAACCGCGCACAGGTCGTCACCCTGTACAACGGTGGCAAGTATTCGCTGTATATCTACAAGCGCTACAACGACGTCCGTCTCGTGCTCGCCCCCGAAATCCAGGCAGCGCATTTCGGCGGGGAATGGGACAACTTCACGTATCCGCGCTACGGACTCGATTGCACGTTCTTCCGCGTTTACGATGATGACGGCAAGCCCTACAAACCCGATCATTTCTTCAACTGGAGCCAGGCAGGCGCAGCGGAAGGCGAAGCGGTGTTCGTGGTTGGTAATCCCGGCAGCACCAGCCGTCTGAGCACTACCGAACAGCTTGAGTACTACCGCGATGTGCAGTATCCCTTCATCTCCGATCTGCTCAACAATCGCATGGAAGTGCTGCTGACGTACACCGAAATGCATCCGGACAAGAAAGAAGAGATGCGTACGGACATCCTGAGCATCGCCAACGGACAGAAAGCGTATATGGGACGGCTCGACGGACTGCGCAACGACGTGCTCATGCAGCGTCGCCGCGATTTCGATCGCCAGTTCAAGGCGGAAGTGATGAAGCGTCCGGAACTCGCCGAGAAGTACGGACACGTGTGGGACGAGATCGCAGAAACACGCGCGGCCACGCGCGCCATTGCACCGGAGCTGTATGGCTTCCGCAACAGCGGACTCGGTATCTCGAAGCATTTTGCGAAAGCCTCGCAGCTCGCCGTGCTGGCGGAGCAGCTCGCCAAACCGGAAGCAGAGCGTGATGACTCTTTCCAGGGCCAGAAACTTGACCTTGTGAAAAAGCAGTTCTCCAAGCCCATCACAGAAGATCCTGACCTCGAGCGCCTCACCTTGCAAAAGCAGCTCATGGCAATGAAGAAACTGCTTGGCGCAGACGATCCCGTCATGATGGAACTGCTGCAGGGCCGCAATTGCAAGGATGCCGCCACGGCGCTTCTCAGCAGCAGCAAGCTTGCGGATTCCGTCGCTATCGCGTCCCTGGTCATGGGTGCACCGAGCAGCATCACGCAGTCGCGCGATCCTTTCATCGTTGCCGCACGCATGGCGCTGCCGCGCTACCAGGAAGCCGTGGAAGTGTCCCAGGCAAACAGCGCACGCGATCAGGTGAACCGCGCACTGCTGGGACGCGCACTCTTCGACGTCTATGGCACCGATATTCCCCCCGATGCGACGTTCACACTCCGCATCGCGGACGGTGTGGTCGAGGGTTATGAATACAACGGCACGAAAGCTCCGGCACACACGACGTTCTACGGCATGTATGACCGTCACTACAGTTTCCCCGGCGAAGAAGCCTGGGCACTGCCCGAGCGCTGGCAGAATCCGCCGGAAGAATTCGACATGAGTACACCGTTGGACTTCGCATCCACCAATGACATCATCGGTGGAAACAGCGGGAGCCCCATGATCAACCGCAAGGGCGAGATCGTCGGACTCATATTCGACGGCAACATCGAGTCCCTCCCCGGCGATTTCATCTTTGCCGAAGACATGGGGAACCGCACCGTATCGGTGCATTCCTCGGGTATTCTCGAAGCCGTGCGCCACATCTTCAAGGCTGAGCGCGTCGCGCGCGAACTCGAACGCGGAGCACTGCCGAACCTCCGCTGATAATCTGCGACAACTGAAAATTACGCAGTGAATCCCCGTGTTCCTGTTTCCATATCCCCATCAGGGGAGTAAATGTGGAAAGAGGGACGCGGGGATTTCGCATAAGGGGGTCGTTGCGGGAAATGTAACTTTCCCGATTCGGGGCCGTATAGCAATGATTGGACAGGATTTCGGAGAAATTTTGTACCTTATTATCTCCCTGAATGAGGGATGAATACACGCTCCAACCTTTTATCATTTACAGGTAATGCAATGCGAACAATTGTGCAGAAAGGCCTGCTGCTGATTGTGGCCCTGGTATTTGTCGCCGGCTGCAGCAGCACGCAGGAGCTGACTCCGTATCAGAAGGCCAAGCAGGCCAAGCTCGAGAGCATCGAAGCACAGCGCTTCGACAACGGACGGATGTGGACATTCGATTATCCGCCACTCGAGTACTTCAAGGAAGAGTATAACTTCGCGCCGGATCAGCAGTGGATGGATGACGTCCGCATGTCCGCGCTGCGTTTCGCGACGTATTGTTCCGCGAGCTTTGTCAGTGCTGACGGACTCGTCATGACCAACCATCACTGCGGACGGCAGTCCGTCGAAGCTGTCTCGAAAGAAGGGGAGAATCTTCCCGTGAACGGCTTCATCGCCAAAACGCTTGAAGATGAGCGTCCCGTAGAAGGACTCTTCGTCGAACAGCTCGTGGAAATCCGCGACGTGACCGGCGAGGTTATCGCCGCCATGGATGCCGCTGACACCGATGAAGCACGCCTGCAGGCACGTGATGCCAAGATCAGCGAAATTGAAGGCCGTATCGCTGAAGAAACCGGCAACCGCTGCCAGCTCGTCACCTTCTTCAACGGCGGCAAGTACTCCGCTTATGTCTACAAGCGCTATGAGGATGTGCGTCTCGTGTTCTCGCCGGAACTCTCTCTCGGGTTCTTCGGTGGCGATGACGACAACTTCACGTATCCGCGTTACACACTCGACTGTAACTTCTTCCGCGTCTATGACGAGAATGGCAAGCCGCTGAAGACGGATCACTATTACAAGTGGAGCCAGAACGGACCGAGCGACGGCGAACTCGTGTTCACCGTGGGTAATCCGGGCAGCACCAGCCGTCTGAGTACCACTGCGCAGCTCGAATTCAACCGCGACGTGCAGTTCCCCTGGATTTCCATGCTGCTCGACGACTATGTGGACGTGCTGAAATCCTATATCAAGCTGCATCCCGAGCAGAAGGAAGAACGCACGAATGACATTTTCAGCATGGCCAATTCGCAGAAGGCGTACAAGGGTCAGCTGGAGGGACTCGAGAATGACGTACTGATGCAGCGCCGCAAGGATTTCGACCGCAAGTTCCGCGCCGCGGTCATGGCTGATCCCAAGCTGAGCGCGAAGTATGGTCAGGTCTGGGATGAGATCGAAGAATCGAATGCAAAGATTCGTTCGGTGGCCCCTGATCTGCTCGGTCTTCGCTTTGAAGTACTCGGCGCGCCTGAGTCACTGAACAAGGCCATGAGTCTTGCCCGCATGATCTATGAACTTGACAAGCCCGAAGATGAGCGTCCCAAGGCCTTCCAGGGCAATGCCCTGAAACTCACCATGCGCTCGCTCTCCAAGCCCGTCAGTCCTGACATGGATATGGAGCGTCTCGTACTCGAGAAGAAGCTTGGAATGATGGAGCACTACCTCGGTGACAGTGATCCTCTGGTGCAGTACGCTCTGAAGGGACAGACTCCGGCACAGGCCGCGCAGCGTCTGCTCAACGAGAGTATCATTCTCGACTCCGCCCGCTATGTGCAGTTTGCGGAAGGTTTCCCCGAGAGCATTCGCAACTCCAACGATCCTCTTATCGTTATTGCCCGCATGGCCACGCCGCGCCGCATGGCCGCATCGGAAGTTGCCCGTGAGACCAGTGCACGTGACGCCGTGAACAAAGCGCTTCTCGGACGCGCCCTGTTCGACGTCTATGGCACCAGCGTTCCGCCCGATGCCACGTTCACGCTGCGCATCAGCGACGGTATCGTCGACGGCTACGAGTACAACGGTACCAAGGCCCCGTCGCACACTACCTTCTACGGCATGTACGACCGCCACTACAGCTTCCCGAACGATGAGCAGTGGGCGCTTCCCGAGCGCTGGCTCAATCCTCCGGCAGAATTCGACATGAGCACGCCGCTCGATTTCGTGTCTACCAACGACATCATCGGCGGTAACAGCGGATCTCCGCTCATCAACCGCAAGAAGGAAATTGTCGGCCTCGCATTCGATGGCAACATCGAATCCCTCCCCGGCGAATTCATCTTCGCACCGGAAATGGGCAACCGCACCGTCTCCGTCCACAGCGCCGGCATGATCGAAGCGATCAATCACATCTACCGCCTCGACCGCCTCGCAAAGGAACTCCGCGCCGGCAAGATCGTGGAGTAAGCTTTTAGCGTACTTGCTGACAAGCCCCCAATCTGGCTAACAGATGGGGGCTTTTTTTTAATACAGAATCTCGATTTCGATTTCGATTTCGAATTCGAGATCGAAATCGAAGTCGAAATCGAAGTCGAAGTCGAAATCGAAGTCGAAGTCGAAATCGAAGTCGAAATCGAAGTCGAAGTCGAAGTCGAAGTCGAAATCGAAGTCGAAGTCGAAGTCGAAATCGAAGTCGAAGTCGAAGTCGAAATCGAAATCGAAGTCGAAATCGCAATCGAGATTGACTTCCAAAACAAAACCCCCTCCGAAATTGGAGGGGGTTACAGATGTACTCTGCTAAAAGCGAGGGAGTATTAACTTGTGGCGAGGTTGCGTTCTTCCGCGAGGGCTCGGCCGGCGCGGAAGGCTGCGAGGTTCTGTTCGACGATGGCATCGCCCTTGCGTGCAAAGATGGCTTTGATGGCCGACTCGAGGTCCTCGGCGGGAATGTCGAGGAAGGGTGAGGCGGCACCGAGGATGACCATGTTCATCGAACGGGCGGTGGCTACTTCGCGAGCGAGTTTTTCACCGTCGACGAGGATGCTGCGCGGGAGGTCTTCGATTTCCTTCCACACGGTTTCGTAGTCGGGATAGTCGGTGATGTTGACGAAGGGCTTGCGATTGGTGATCAACCAGCCTTCAGGGGCGAGGTAGGTCGTGTAACGCAGCGTTTCCATCGGTTCGATGCCGATGATCAGGTCTGCTCGTCCCTCGGGAATGAGGTCGGAATAAATCGGTGCGTCGCTGATGCGCAGGTGGGACTGTACGTCGCCGCCGCGTTGCGACATGCCGTGTACTTCAGCCTGTTTGAGATTGAGTCCGCGTTCCACGGCTGCATAGCCGATAATTGTAGCGATGGTCAGGATGCCCTGTCCGCCGACGCCGGCGAGGATGATGTCACGTTTCATTTGTTTGCCACCTCCTTGGCCAGTTTGCGGGCAATTTTCGCGGTCTGAATGCACTCGCGGCGTTCGATGATCACGGACACGCCCTTGTGGTACAGTTCTTCCTTGATCATGGCGACGTTGTCGTCGTGGTACTTCTTCAGCGGTTCGACCACGCGGATGTGATCTTCCGGAACACCGAGTCCCTTGCAGATGTCTTCGAGTTTCCCGCGTGCGGAACTTGCCTGTCCGCCCGTCATACCCGTGGTTTCGTTGTCGACAATCATGACGGTGATGGGACTGTCCTCAATAATCGCGTCCAGCAGTCCGGTCATGCCCGAATGCGTAAAGGTGGAATCCCCGATCACGGCGACGGCAGGGAAGAGGCCGGCATCCGCGGCGCCCTTGGCCATGGTGATCGATGCGCCCATGTCGACGCAGGAGTTGATGGCATTGAAGGGTTCGAGTGCGCCGAGTGTGTAGCAGCCG
It encodes the following:
- a CDS encoding S46 family peptidase; this translates as MHMMLRNVLRSVAVMMTVVLLAGCGSSSMSSYEKAKKEKLEQIKAGPFDSGRMWTFEDAPKQYLQETYNFNPGQEWFDDVRMSALRFATWCSASFVSADGLVMTNHHCSRSPLVQVQKEGEHLLDNGFFAETLEDERKVPDLFVEQLVDIRDVTADVQSAMDAVEDPAARLEARDKKIDEIKAAAEEETGNRAQVVTLYNGGKYSLYIYKRYNDVRLVLAPEIQAAHFGGEWDNFTYPRYGLDCTFFRVYDDDGKPYKPDHFFNWSQAGAAEGEAVFVVGNPGSTSRLSTTEQLEYYRDVQYPFISDLLNNRMEVLLTYTEMHPDKKEEMRTDILSIANGQKAYMGRLDGLRNDVLMQRRRDFDRQFKAEVMKRPELAEKYGHVWDEIAETRAATRAIAPELYGFRNSGLGISKHFAKASQLAVLAEQLAKPEAERDDSFQGQKLDLVKKQFSKPITEDPDLERLTLQKQLMAMKKLLGADDPVMMELLQGRNCKDAATALLSSSKLADSVAIASLVMGAPSSITQSRDPFIVAARMALPRYQEAVEVSQANSARDQVNRALLGRALFDVYGTDIPPDATFTLRIADGVVEGYEYNGTKAPAHTTFYGMYDRHYSFPGEEAWALPERWQNPPEEFDMSTPLDFASTNDIIGGNSGSPMINRKGEIVGLIFDGNIESLPGDFIFAEDMGNRTVSVHSSGILEAVRHIFKAERVARELERGALPNLR
- a CDS encoding S46 family peptidase, with the translated sequence MRTIVQKGLLLIVALVFVAGCSSTQELTPYQKAKQAKLESIEAQRFDNGRMWTFDYPPLEYFKEEYNFAPDQQWMDDVRMSALRFATYCSASFVSADGLVMTNHHCGRQSVEAVSKEGENLPVNGFIAKTLEDERPVEGLFVEQLVEIRDVTGEVIAAMDAADTDEARLQARDAKISEIEGRIAEETGNRCQLVTFFNGGKYSAYVYKRYEDVRLVFSPELSLGFFGGDDDNFTYPRYTLDCNFFRVYDENGKPLKTDHYYKWSQNGPSDGELVFTVGNPGSTSRLSTTAQLEFNRDVQFPWISMLLDDYVDVLKSYIKLHPEQKEERTNDIFSMANSQKAYKGQLEGLENDVLMQRRKDFDRKFRAAVMADPKLSAKYGQVWDEIEESNAKIRSVAPDLLGLRFEVLGAPESLNKAMSLARMIYELDKPEDERPKAFQGNALKLTMRSLSKPVSPDMDMERLVLEKKLGMMEHYLGDSDPLVQYALKGQTPAQAAQRLLNESIILDSARYVQFAEGFPESIRNSNDPLIVIARMATPRRMAASEVARETSARDAVNKALLGRALFDVYGTSVPPDATFTLRISDGIVDGYEYNGTKAPSHTTFYGMYDRHYSFPNDEQWALPERWLNPPAEFDMSTPLDFVSTNDIIGGNSGSPLINRKKEIVGLAFDGNIESLPGEFIFAPEMGNRTVSVHSAGMIEAINHIYRLDRLAKELRAGKIVE
- a CDS encoding indolepyruvate oxidoreductase subunit beta — encoded protein: MKRDIILAGVGGQGILTIATIIGYAAVERGLNLKQAEVHGMSQRGGDVQSHLRISDAPIYSDLIPEGRADLIIGIEPMETLRYTTYLAPEGWLITNRKPFVNITDYPDYETVWKEIEDLPRSILVDGEKLAREVATARSMNMVILGAASPFLDIPAEDLESAIKAIFARKGDAIVEQNLAAFRAGRALAEERNLATS